Proteins from a single region of Xyrauchen texanus isolate HMW12.3.18 chromosome 7, RBS_HiC_50CHRs, whole genome shotgun sequence:
- the atp1b1a gene encoding sodium/potassium-transporting ATPase subunit beta-1a, translating into MSANKDGNGGWKTFIWNSDKKEFLGRTGCSWLKIFIFYVIFYGCLAGIFIGTIQAMLMTLSNYKPTYQDRVAPPGLSHTPRPDKAEIFFSLSDQGSYTTYITNMKVFLQRYNSENQLDQMKYEDCGDKPGTYTDRGELEGDDGVRKACRFDRSWLKDCSGITDETFGFEDGKPCLIVKLNRIVNFRPRPPASNDSIPGPILTRYQSNIIPIHCSSKREEEADKLGPVDYFGVGAGFPLQYYPYYGKLLQPQYLQPLVAIKFQNISKDFDMRIECKVFGDNIKYSEKDRSQGRFDIKIHIKS; encoded by the exons GCTAATAAAGATGGGAATGGTGGATGGAAGACCTTTATCTGGAATTCGGACAAGAAGGAATTTTTAGGACGCACAGGCTGCAGTTGGT TAAAAATCTTCATCTTCTATGTAATCTTCTATGGCTGCTTGGCTGGAATTTTCATTGGCACTATCCAGGCCATGCTTATGACCCTCAGCAACTACAAACCCACATACCAGGACAGGGTTGCACCCCCAG GGTTATCACACACTCCACGCCCGGACAAAGCAGAGATCTTCTTCTCCTTAAGTGATCAGGGGAGTTATACGACATACATAACAAATATGAAAGTCTTTCTGCAGAGATACAATAGCGAAAACCAGCTTGATCAAATGAAGTACGAAGACTGTGGAG ACAAACCTGGAACCTACACAGATCGTGGAGAACTGGAGGGTGATGACGGCGTGAGAAAGGCCTGCCGTTTCGATAGATCCTGGCTGAAGGATTGCTCGGGTATAACGGATGAAACTTTTGGCTTTGAGGATGGCAAGCCCTGCCTAATTGTTAAACTCAATAGGATTGTCAACTTCAGGCCTAGG CCTCCAGCTTCTAATGACAGTATTCCTGGGCCAATTCTCACCAGATATCAAAGCAATATCATCCCAATCCACTGCTCAAGCAAG AGAGAAGAAGAAGCAGACAAGCTTGGGCCGGTTGACTACTTCGGAGTGGGTGCTGGTTTCCCTCTCCAGTACTATCCTTACTACGGCAAGCTGCTACAGCCACAGTACCTCCAGCCTCTGGTGGCCATCAAGTTTCAGAACATCTCAAAGGATTTCGACATGCGCATAGAGTGCAAAGTATTTGGAGATAACATTAAATACAGTGAGAAGGACCGTTCTCAGGGACGCTTTGACATCAAAATCCACATCAAGTCATGA